TCATCTGGATGTGATCACGAGCAGGTCACCCAACTGGCTCTCACCAGAGATAACATTGTGAGATCTTTCATATTTCGTGGTAGCTTCCATCGCAAATATATTTCTGAGTCACTAGCTTCATAAATTAAACGTTGATTGACGATCAAATCTGTGTCCTGGCGTATTTATCAGTTGGGGTGTGGACATACTTGATTAAAAAGTCCAAAGCTGTTCTTACTGAAGTGTTCATCCGCAGTATAGTGGAAACCCTGTGCAAGCTTGTTGTCTTCAGCTGGTTCTGTGTGTTCATAAAATCTAAACAATTCTTTGCACTTAAGGCAGCAATATAAGCAGTTCCTATTTAAAATAAGCCTTGCTCTCAGTGTTTTGTCTAGTTTAGGAGGGTCcagcttttgttcattttaaggATGCATACTGTAACCTGGAACATCGGTTCTGTGTTTGTCTTCAGGCTTTCTTTATCAAAGGCTGAAATGTGGCTTTGCATGTGTAGAGCTTCACTTATGTTCTTACTTCATTGTCTTTCTGTAGTGTCTTCCCTGCCTCAGggaagtgttcttttttttcctttttttcttttttagctttgTTCCCCCATATCACTTGTTCTTTCTACATACGTAAGGGGTCTACGTACGTAAGGGGTCTAGCTGAAGTCATTTCTCTGGGACATGTGCATATGCTTCAGGTCGAGGAAGACAAAACTAGCTGGCTCGCTTCTGAAGAAGTCAAAGGCATTTTTTTGAGGCCTGTAATGTACAGAGCATGTCCCGCAGTTTGGCTGTGTGGTGACACTTACCTGGTGACAAAGCCTGACAGTGGAAGAAGCTGTTAAATGCTCAGGAGAGTAAACACTGGTTCAGGTTGAGAGCGGCATTCATGCCGGTGCACTGGTTGGCTTACTGTGAAACACGATTCTGCAGCGGTGGCTTCTGGTCTCAGTCAGCTTCCACAAACAGGGGCAAGGCAATTAAGGTGTAAAGAAGGGTATGtagattaatattttatgacTAAGAGCCTTTGAATATCGAACTGTTTAGTGTACTTCTAAGCCTTGCAGCAGCTTTCTTTGTGGTTGCGTGACATGCAGATTAGTGGCTGCAAACAGCAGACCACGCTCGGGCGTAATATTCCAGTGTAGGTGCCTGCCCAGCTTTTCAGTGAAGACTGCCCGTGCTGGGAGAGCTGAGGGTGTAGTAGGAGGAACTGCAGTGTTTGTGGCCTCAGCTCCACAGACCTGGTGCTGTCCGAGAACGCTTCCAAAGAGAAGTGGGCCAAAACTAGGGAGCAGTTGCACCTTTGCCTAAATACACGTGAAGGGTGAACATGTAAACATTTATGAACAGCTGATGTTAAATAACTATTGAAATACCGTAAGGTAAATAAGCCTACTACCACTTAATTTCTTCAGCCCTCTTATGCACTGTTTCAGATGCGTTTAGCAGATTCCCGTGCTTGTAATTACGCACtcccaaaaatatatttgcttttctgtgtcacTGAAGGCAGTGTTATTCTGGAATAAGTAGAAGTGTGCACTTCTGCAATTGTGCATGTTTGATGTGAGGccatatttaatgtttactTCTGTTCCATTTTTCTGCTAAGTCTTTCAGAGAGAACTCTCtcagctattttaattttacttagaTGCTACTGTAAATGCTGTGGATATTCAAAGCATACACTATTTCAAACCAAGATATCCTTGTTAGAAAGTTAGAAGCTGATGAGGAATTAAAAGCTAATTGAAGTGGATGTTGAGGTTACTGTTTTGCAGTAGATACACTCTAGAGCATCTACAGTAGTCTAATTGTAAAGATTGAGCGGTCAGTCCTTGAGATTAGTGACTAAATTGATTATGTCTTAATTGTGTGGTACCTACCACAGGTTCTTAAAAAATGGCTGTTTAGACTTTGTGAATATCTGTGTTGTTTTTGAAGGGTCCAGGGAAAAAacactaccttttttttttctcagatctAGATCAAGGAGGAGTTCCCGTAGACACTACACAAGGTCACGCTCTCGTTCCCGCTCTCACAGGAGATCCAGAAGTAGGTCATACAGTCGGGATTATCGGCGACGACACAGTCACAGCCATTCCCCCATGTCTACTCGCAGGCGCCATATTGGAAACAGGGTACGTATGCtacaggggagaggaggaggaggtgtaaACAGGCTTGAGTATGTCTTGAAGTCACTACGTTCATTCCATGGGGTTTTCCACAAAATCATTCTGCTTCCTGCACGGGTCTATTTAAAAGATACTGGTGAGGTTAATTGTCATTTGGTTTTTGGTAAACCTTGGATCTCTGTAAGTTTGCCTAGGATTGTGGGGTGAgttggtttgtctttttttttaacatatgcCTTCAgaagtggtaccagtgcaggCTGATGTCAGGATATGTGCTGTAATAAACGAGCAGCTGTATACAGTGAAGGGCAGAGGTAGAATGAGGAGGGAGGACTTTACTTGAGAAAGGccagaaaactaaaatatttaattaaaagctgtCTTGATGGTCTCTTTATTAAGTGAGAGCATGCAATCCAGCTTGATTTTAGCTGCTGAGAGTCTCAGTTGACAGAAAGCAATGAATTTCATGCTAAAGTTAGGGGGCAAGTGATAGCTAAAACAAAGATGTGATCCAGGCCCTTCTCTGTATCTGTAGTCAGTAGTCACCCACTCTCTCTGGAGAGAAGACTTCAAGTACAGTAACTTTGCGTGTTCTCATTATAGTTGGTACAGGACTCTGAGAAATGCAAAGTATTTCTGTGAAAGGGGGCTTGTATATCTGTAAGTTTTATTGTAATAGAAGTGTATACTTGCAAATTAATCCAACCTCAATCTAAGCAGTGTGTTGTTGCTGATATTTTGAGGGACTCAAGCTTGTAAAATACCATGCGTTGCAAATGCAAGCATTTTTAttctgatctctctctctcctcttagGCAAATCCTGACCCGAACTGTTGTCTTGGTGTATTTGGGTTGAGTCTGTACACCACAGAACGAGATCTGAGAGAAGTTTTCTCCAAGTATGGTCCAATTGCTGATGTTTCCATTGTGTACGATCAGCAGTCGCGGCGTTCAAGAGGATTTGCATTTGTGTACTTTGAAAACGTTGAGGATGCTAAGGAAGTAGGTTGGGGTATGGGCTGTATGGCCTGTTTGCTGGGATGTATGGCCTGTCCCAGGATGTAGCCTGGGAAAGCTTTCTGTTCGACCTTTGAAGTGGCATAGGAACCTTTTGCGCTAATCCGTTTGGCTAGATGAAATGATCATAATGCAAGCTAATGTCACAGTATCTTATCTTCCCTGCCTTCTCAGggcctaaaaaaaaaacttcgCACCTCATAATAAATGTCAGTGTCTTGGTTCAAAAGATATCTTCTGTGTACCAGAGGAAACAGTGAAAGGGCATGAATTCTGGTCCCAGTGCAGGCTGAGTTGTTGTATAAGTCACAAAAGCAATCTTCAGCCTAGCATGGTGCAAACTGTgccagcaagaaaaagaaaatagaaacacaTGTTCTCTTCAAATTATGAAATGGAAGTTCTTTCCGAGCTCCACATGACCCTCTGTTTAGTATTACTGCTCGGAGTGCACCAGACTGATATTGCACAGTTCTCAAACGTTCAGGTGCCCTGTAGGAGCTTGAGCATGCATCCTGCTGACTTATGTAGAGCTTcagaaggaaggggggggggaagaagttttttatgaaaatagaaGGCCAGGCAAATATTTCTGGCATTCCTGGTCTCTGCAGGTGACTGCTGGAAACCCTAAGGGACTGGGTGAATCGAAGTGGTGTCGATACCACATAATAGATTACCGAGTGTGCTTACAAGTGCTACGGAACGGTCAGGGGAAGGGGAATACAATTCCATTCTCGGGCCTGCCTTGGATGGCACTGTGTCTGTGGGCTCTGATTAGGTTTATCTTCTGCATGAGTTCCAATTCTTACCATCTggagtgtcttttttttttttcccaaattcgGCATAAGACTTCCATGGTAGGTTGAATCTTTGAATGTAGGCTATGCTacttggcagaaaaaaaacagtggtttCAGGCTTTTTACTTCATGTTTGCTTATGGCTCCAATATTACTATATTCAGTGATATGGTAGATTTTGAGAATGtctttgagggggaaaaaattaaaagagcaCTGATACATTGACTTAACTTCTAAGTGTATTCTGTTTAATGTTCCATGTTGGAGTAGTTACGATTTCCCCAGACAAGCACTTTCAAAGGCTCCTCTTAATCATGTTAAAAACAGTTAGTGAAACAATTGGTAAATTATGTTCCTCTTAGGCATTTCGTGCAATGTAAGTCACCTTTAAGTAATTACTGAGGCTTATATCCAGCTGGTTAGAATGTCTTAGGAGTTTATGTTCAGTATTTAAGTACGGGGCATATGTGAAATTTAGACTTGGGTCTTAACTGAGCTCTTCTAAGGCCTTCCTAAATATTTCATGCAGTGGTTAGGAACTTGTGTTGGTACTAAAGTTCATACCTACAGCTAATTGTATTTATATCTCTGCTTAGGCAAAGGAACGTGCCAATGGAATGGAGCTGGATGGAAGAAGAATCCGGGTAGACTTCTCCATTACAAAAAGACCTCACACACCTACCCCTGGAATCTACATGGGAAGACCAACTTAGTAAGTTacctcctgatttttttttcctaaaacaaggTTTTCCTAAAACAATAAGGGCCAGGTTACATTGTGtcctgtgttttaaaataaataaaacacacagaacACCTCTTGTATATATTCCTTTGAGACctgtttctgtgtgtttttcctAATTTATCAGGCTTATCAGCATATTAACGTGCTATTCTGAAAGTTAGCGTCTACATGTAGTTTGGTATGTGGGCACAAGAAGAACATATATCCTTGCTTCTGGCTTGCATGCTGCGCAGTATGTGGATGTTTCAGTACTGGGAACTAAAATACGAAAATCGTTGATGCCTAATCATATTTTTAACAAGTCTCCTTAGGAAGAGATGTGCTAACACTGGTGTGGCTGTTTGGCAAAGCCTCAGAAAACTAGAAACTCAGCTGATAAAAGAGGTTCTTCagatcctttttaaaaaggaaaaacgcACACGGACTGCTATCAATAGTAATATGCATCTTTCTACTCTTTAGTTATAAGGTGTTAATTTATGTAGCACTTGTCAGAGACTGATGTAGTGTCAGTCTGGATTGCAATAAGCAGAAACCTATGTTCATTAGTTATGCCAAAACATGAGTTATCTAAACATTTAAGTCTGCAATAAGAATCTTTGTTAATTTCTAAACTATTTCAAGTTGTTTCTGATTAATGGATGTTCCCCTACGTGTTCTGAAACGCTAATAGCTTTGCAAGCTCTAGTTTTCAAGAGTACATCAACAAATACTATTGTGCAGCTTTGCAGTTTACCCTATCCAAAGTG
This sequence is a window from Anser cygnoides isolate HZ-2024a breed goose chromosome 9, Taihu_goose_T2T_genome, whole genome shotgun sequence. Protein-coding genes within it:
- the TRA2B gene encoding transformer-2 protein homolog beta isoform X1; translation: MSDSGEQNYGERESRSASRSGSAHGSGKSGRHTPARSRSKEDSRRSRSKSRSRSESSAITHLDVITSRSPNWLSPEITLSRSRRSSRRHYTRSRSRSRSHRRSRSRSYSRDYRRRHSHSHSPMSTRRRHIGNRANPDPNCCLGVFGLSLYTTERDLREVFSKYGPIADVSIVYDQQSRRSRGFAFVYFENVEDAKEAKERANGMELDGRRIRVDFSITKRPHTPTPGIYMGRPTYGSSRRRDYYDRGYDRGYDDRDYYSRSYRGGGGGGGGGWRAVQDRDQFYRRRSPSPYYSRGGYRSRSRSRSYSPRRY
- the TRA2B gene encoding transformer-2 protein homolog beta isoform X2; the protein is MSDSGEQNYGERESRSASRSGSAHGSGKSGRHTPARSRSKEDSRRSRSKSRSRSESRSRSRRSSRRHYTRSRSRSRSHRRSRSRSYSRDYRRRHSHSHSPMSTRRRHIGNRANPDPNCCLGVFGLSLYTTERDLREVFSKYGPIADVSIVYDQQSRRSRGFAFVYFENVEDAKEAKERANGMELDGRRIRVDFSITKRPHTPTPGIYMGRPTYGSSRRRDYYDRGYDRGYDDRDYYSRSYRGGGGGGGGGWRAVQDRDQFYRRRSPSPYYSRGGYRSRSRSRSYSPRRY
- the TRA2B gene encoding transformer-2 protein homolog beta isoform X3, whose amino-acid sequence is MSTRRRHIGNRANPDPNCCLGVFGLSLYTTERDLREVFSKYGPIADVSIVYDQQSRRSRGFAFVYFENVEDAKEAKERANGMELDGRRIRVDFSITKRPHTPTPGIYMGRPTYGSSRRRDYYDRGYDRGYDDRDYYSRSYRGGGGGGGGGWRAVQDRDQFYRRRSPSPYYSRGGYRSRSRSRSYSPRRY